The Lacrimispora xylanolytica genome has a segment encoding these proteins:
- a CDS encoding AraC family transcriptional regulator, giving the protein MNILAHFNEAMDYIEKNLMCDIEPSQISHIAGCSEYHFRRMFSFLAGMPLGEYIRRRRLSTAGILLQTKPIKIIDLALQLGYESPEAFSKAFLAMHGVTPSQAKKENTSLKVFPAMTFQLTIRGGIEMNYRIIEKNEFYIVGFKKRITMKFKGINPQMDSIVEKLTPQVIAELKGLSDVEPKGILSVSANFEERTTEDSQLDQYIGVAASKAGSSGYDILPIAASTWAVFNVVGIFPDAIQETWSKIYAEWFPASGYEMTGGPELLWNESPDTSRTDYKSEIWIPVRRIEF; this is encoded by the coding sequence ATGAATATATTAGCTCATTTCAATGAAGCTATGGATTATATTGAAAAAAACTTGATGTGTGATATTGAGCCAAGCCAGATTTCACACATAGCTGGTTGTTCGGAATACCATTTTCGCAGAATGTTTTCTTTTCTGGCAGGAATGCCCTTAGGAGAATACATTCGCCGCAGACGGTTGTCAACCGCAGGTATTCTGCTACAGACCAAACCAATCAAAATCATTGATTTAGCTTTACAGCTTGGATATGAATCACCGGAAGCTTTTAGCAAGGCTTTCTTAGCAATGCATGGTGTTACTCCATCTCAGGCAAAAAAAGAAAATACCAGCCTGAAAGTGTTTCCCGCAATGACATTTCAATTAACAATAAGAGGTGGAATAGAGATGAATTACCGTATCATAGAGAAGAATGAATTTTATATCGTCGGATTTAAGAAAAGGATTACGATGAAGTTTAAAGGCATCAATCCACAGATGGACTCAATCGTAGAGAAATTAACTCCACAAGTAATCGCAGAGCTAAAAGGCTTAAGCGATGTAGAGCCAAAAGGTATTCTTAGTGTATCAGCCAATTTTGAGGAGCGGACCACAGAAGACTCCCAGCTTGATCAATATATTGGCGTAGCAGCTTCGAAAGCAGGATCAAGCGGATACGACATCCTTCCTATTGCTGCTTCAACCTGGGCGGTGTTTAACGTGGTTGGTATATTTCCTGATGCCATACAGGAAACCTGGTCTAAAATATATGCCGAGTGGTTCCCGGCATCCGGTTATGAAATGACCGGAGGACCTGAATTATTATGGAATGAGAGTCCTGATACCAGCAGAACCGATTATAAAAGCGAGATCTGGATTCCTGTCCGCAGGATTGAATTCTAA